A single window of Camelus ferus isolate YT-003-E chromosome 7, BCGSAC_Cfer_1.0, whole genome shotgun sequence DNA harbors:
- the LOC102520281 gene encoding olfactory receptor 10AC1: MDSPSNATAPCGFLLQGFAEFPHMRPALFLLLLAVHLATLSGNLLILVAVASVPSRPPMLLFLCQLSAIELCYTLVVVPRSLADLASPGLSQGSPISFLGCAVQMQMFVALGGAECFLLAAMAYDRYVAICHPLRYAAVVTPGLCAWLALACCLGGLVVSVGLTVAVFHLPFCGSCLLVHFFCDITALLHLACTQSYAEELPLLGACLVLLLLPSVLILASYGAIAAALSRLHSPGGRRKAASTCASHLAVTFLHYGCATFMYVRPKASYSPRQGRTLALVYTNVTPLLYPFIYSLRNREITTAIRRVLGQWQPCQAPGQGLCPDSR, translated from the coding sequence ATGGACAGCCCCAGCAATGCCACTGCGCCCTGTGGGTTTCTCCTGCAGGGTTTCGCCGAGTTCCCACACATGAGACCTGcgctcttcctgctgctgctggccgtGCACCTGGCCACCCTGAGCGGGAACCTGCTCATCCTGGTGGCCGTGGCCTCGGTGCCCAGCCGGCCACCCATGCTACTCTTCCTGTGCCAGCTGTCAGCCATCGAGCTCTGCTACACATTGGTGGTGGTGCCCCGCTCCCTGGCCGACCTGGCCTCGCCCGGCCTCAGCCAAGGCAGCCCCATCTCCTTCCTGGGCTGCGCTGTTCAGATGCAGATGTTCGTGGCTCTGGGCGGGGCCGAGTGCTTCCTGCTGGCtgccatggcctatgaccgctacgtggccatctgccaCCCTCTGCGCTACGCAGCCGTGGTGACCCCCGGGCTGTGCGCGTGGCTGGCCCTGGCCTGCTGCCTTGGGGGACTGGTGGTGTCCGTGGGGCTCACGGTGGCCGTCTTCCACCTGCCTTTCTGTGGCTCCTGCCTGCTAGTGCATTTCTTCTGCGACATCACGGCGCTGCTGCACCTGGCCTGCACACAGAGCTATGCCGAGGAGCTGCCCCTGCTGGGCGCCtgcctggtgctgctgctgctgccctcgGTGCTCATCCTGGCCTCCTACGGCGCCATCGCAGCTGCCCTAAGCCGCCTGCACTCCCCAGGAGGCCGGCGCAAGGCTGCCTCCACCTGCGCCTCGCACCTGGCCGTCACTTTCCTCCACTATGGCTGCGCCACCTTCATGTACGTGCGGCCCAAGGCCAGCTACTCCCCGCGGCAGGGCCGCACGCTGGCGCTGGTCTACACCAACGTCACGCCGCTGCTCTACCCATTCATCTACAGCCTGCGCAACCGTGAGATCACCACCGCCATCCGCAGGGTGCTGGGACAGTGGCAGCCTTGCCAAGCCCCAGGTCAGGGTCTGTGTCCTGACAGCAGGTAG